The region TTACTGCATACAGTTGCGGCTCTCTCTTACTTCTGGAGATGGCTTCAGCAATGGCATGCTCCCTGCCGCCTCCACCGATAAGCAAAACATTCATGTGTAGACCTCTCTGATTAAAAATCCTATAGAACACGTCGATAAATATTCATTTGTATTATGCAAACTTGTGTTGTAAACAGTTAGTATTAGAATAGAGCATTCAAGATAATTGAATAAATACTTTCCGCTTTTACCGCTTATTCTTCTTTGAGCAGATCGGATGCTTTCACAAGCGGATTCAATGTCACATTTTCATTCCACAAATTCGCTTCTGCTCCTTCTTCCCTGTCAACAACGGTAATCACTTCATCAACAGTGGCACCGAAGTCCCTGAGAAGATTGATCGCTTCAAGAACTGATCCACCACTTGTGGTAACGTCTTCTATCAGTATGACTTTATCTCCTTCTTCCAGATCACCTACAAACCTCCCGCCGGTTCCATATGCCTTTGCATCCTTGCGTATGAGTAAAAGAGGGATCTCTGTTTTCAGGGAGACGGCCGTTGCAAGAGGTACTCCGCCAAGGGCCACTCCACCAATACGGTTTGTTTTAGAAAGGTCAATCCTGGCCGAGGCAATGTCAGAGATTTTTTTGAGGGTTACAGGATCTGAAATTGCCTTTTTTATATCAACGTAATATTTACTGGTTTTTCCCGAGGCAAGGGTAAACTGGCCGAACTTGACGGCTTCACACCTTTTGAGAGCTTCTATAAGTTCATCTTTCTCATTGTTTTCCTGCATGGCATAATCTCCTGAGGTTACCAGGGTTCTTTCTTGATTCCAAGTATATAACCTATTATATTGGTCCCTATGTGTAAAAGAGGTGTTAGTATCACTAACACTATAATGATATTCAGGGTAAAATTTGCAACAAACCATTGTGGGGATACCAGGTAGGTCAATATCCACGCACCTGCTACAAAATCAAGCTGGTCTGCAACTGGCAAAGGAGCTCCTCTTTTCAGATTTATTCTTCTTTTAACAAAACTCATTGCCATATCTCCAAGGAGAGAGCCAAACGAAAGAGCAGCAATCGGAATTATTACATCCGGGATTGTAAACCCAAAAGGTGGTAATCTAATCCCCATAAATTCGATTTTTGTAAAGGCAATCCACGTTTGTAGGATTCCGGCAAGAATTCCAATAGAACTTCCGGCAATAAATCCCCGTATCGTTTTTCCGTCACCAAGTATCCTTCTTCCGTCTCCCATGGTCCTTTTGCCATCAATAGGTCTTCCTCCTCCCAAAAGAGCTGCAAAAGGATTTGGAAGATAGGCAGGCACCATTAGCCACACAGCGAGAATAATTGTATCAAGCGTCTTGATCAGCCCCTTTTGCCTTCAATTAATTTCGTTTTTATATAAGGGTTTGCTGTTTTTCCTGTATTACCGTTGTACTTTGAAAAATTACCTGAACATGATTCCTTTGAGGGAATCATTATCAGTTCAAATAATTAACAGCGTGAACTAAATTAGGCAAATCCCTTTATACCCGAAAAACTTTCCATTTGCTAATATAATTCTTACAGGACAGGTTTGTTTACATGAACCCTAAAAACCTCATTTCCAGAAAAAACCTTATTTTTGCAACTGTGACAGCATTCGGGATACTTGCAGCTTTGATAACGATTGGAATGTTGACACCCCTGGTGGTTCAGTTATTAAGTGGTATGCAAATAGGTATGGATGCAACATATTTCAATAACAGGGCAGGTCCTATTGCCGGTTTACTTGTAATCCTGCTATGTGCCTGCCTGCTTGTCACCTATATCTCCGGCAGGTATATTGGTGTCCTCCT is a window of Methanohalophilus mahii DSM 5219 DNA encoding:
- the pyrE gene encoding orotate phosphoribosyltransferase is translated as MQENNEKDELIEALKRCEAVKFGQFTLASGKTSKYYVDIKKAISDPVTLKKISDIASARIDLSKTNRIGGVALGGVPLATAVSLKTEIPLLLIRKDAKAYGTGGRFVGDLEEGDKVILIEDVTTSGGSVLEAINLLRDFGATVDEVITVVDREEGAEANLWNENVTLNPLVKASDLLKEE
- a CDS encoding CDP-2,3-bis-(O-geranylgeranyl)-sn-glycerol synthase, which translates into the protein MILAVWLMVPAYLPNPFAALLGGGRPIDGKRTMGDGRRILGDGKTIRGFIAGSSIGILAGILQTWIAFTKIEFMGIRLPPFGFTIPDVIIPIAALSFGSLLGDMAMSFVKRRINLKRGAPLPVADQLDFVAGAWILTYLVSPQWFVANFTLNIIIVLVILTPLLHIGTNIIGYILGIKKEPW